Proteins from one Mercurialis annua linkage group LG7, ddMerAnnu1.2, whole genome shotgun sequence genomic window:
- the LOC126656992 gene encoding uncharacterized protein LOC126656992, which yields MTPPKSMHEVQKLNGRITALGRFMSCSVKRCMPFFKTLKQIKNFIWTSECQTAFDELKNFISSPPLLARPEAGDVLYLYISCSDKTIAGVLVSEKEGEQFPVYYVSKVLRDAELRYPKLEKSALCKNPPEGRNKRANSRMAVKIGILGVIYEARKALKAQALADFFAELTFAELVENKTNPCEIYVDGAVCGVGAGIGVILKGSGRVQMEYSARLEFPASDNVAEYEALLAGLQLCEELNISKAQIYSDSQLVVNRVSRSFEIKETTLNKYAKQAKAFFFNNGRSWSLKKIPRAMNGRVDELAKWAATKNYESMKNIPHEIKRQPDFQEGVEEGEVLMVDGEETWMTLIAAYLANGVLPEDRKDARKIVILSSTFGMYNGQLYKQSFTHPWLKCVNKEEGDSILKELHEGTCGAHDGASTLIRKALLQGYYWPYNEGTCDDTGERMLAMSTTRFGAKKASIRNEANRKCVALRLMGNGYLRFGIPKIDLRFTSVYHPQSNEQTEVANRILLEGLIKRLDEYQGRWVEELYIVLWNYRTILRESTGKTSFALAYGTEAVIPVEIGARTPRTEDSQLNLEENEAELRNNLDLLVEKINKSDIRMEAYRQKMAKHFNIHVKKRIFKLGDLVMRKTEVKKGEAGSRKLQPNWERPYTVSKIIKEETFKLTNSFGRAIPRTWNANNIRKI from the exons ATGACACCGCCCAAAAGCATGCACGAAGTCCAGAAACTCAACGGACGGATTACCGCCCTAGGACGATTCATGTCCTGCTCAGTGAAGCGATGCATGCCTTTCTTCAAGACACTGAAGCAGATCAAGAACTTTATATGGACATCAGAATGCCAGACGGCGTTTGATGAATTGAAAAACTTCATTTCGTCGCCTCCACTCCTGGCAAGACCCGAGGCGGGTGATgtgttatatttatacatctccTGTTCCGACAAAACAATAGCAGGAGTGCTAGTGTCTGAGAAAGAGGGGGAACAATTTCCGGTCTATTACGTTAGCAAAGTACTCAGGGATGCAGAATTGAGATACCCGAAGTTGGAGAAATCAGCATTATGT AAAAATCCTCCAGAAGGAAGAAACAAGCGGGCGAATAGCAGAATGGCTGTCAAGATAGGAATCTTGGGCGTTATCTACGAAGCCCGGAAAGCCTTGAAGGCTCAGGCATTAGCCGATTTCTTTGCAGAATTAACATTCGCAGAACTGGTAGAGAACAAGACGAACCCCTGCGAAATATATGTCGATGGGGCGGTATGTGGAGTAGGAGCAGGAATCGGTGTTATACTTAAAGGGTCAGGGAGGGTCCAAATGGAATACTCAGCTAGGCTCGAATTCCCAGCCTCCGACAACGTCGCAGAATATGAGGCGCTATTGGCAGGACTACAATTATGTGAAGAACTCAACATATCAAAAGCTCAGATATACAGCGACTCACAGCTGGTTGTGAACCGCGTATCAAGGAGCTTTGAAATAAAAGAAACCACACTGAATAAGTACGCCAAACAAGCCAAAGCCTTCTTCTTCAACAATGGGCGATCATGGTCGCTAAAGAAAATACCCAGAGCAATGAATGGAAGGGTAGATGAATTGGCAAAGTGGGCCGCAACAAAAAATTACGAGTCAATGAAGAACATCCCTCACGAAATTAAGCGACAACCCGACTTTCAAGAAGGAGTTGAAGAGGGAGAAGTACTAATGGTAGATGGAGAGGAAACCTGGATGACTCTCATCGCGGCGTATTTGGCTAATGGAGTACTCCCCGAAGACAGAAAAGATGCCAGGAAAATAGTGATATTATCATCCACGTTCGGCATGTACAATGGTCAGCTGTACAAACAATCATTCACTCATCCATGGCTAAAGTGTGTTAACAAAGAAGAAGGAGATTCCATCCTAAAGGAGCTACATGAGGGGACCTGTGGAGCACATGATGGGGCATCGACTCTGATCAGAAAAGCCCTACTACAGGGCTACTATTGGCCCTATAATGAAGGAACATGCGATGACACTGGTGAAAGGATGTTGGCCATGTCAACAACACGCTTTGGTGCCAAGAAAGCAAGCATCAGAAATGAAGCCAATAGGAAGTGCGTAGCCCTTCGCCTAATGGGGAATGGATATCTTAG GTTCGGAATACCAAAG ATCGACTTAAGGTTCACTTCGGTTTACCATCCACAATCAAATGAACAAACCGAAGTGGCCAACAGAATCTTACTGGAAGGGTTAATAAAAAGGCTGGATGAATACCAAGGAAGATGGGTAGAAGAGCTGTACATTGTCCTATGGAACTACCGTACCATCCTAAGAGAATCTACAGGCAAAACTTCGTTCGCCTTAGCCTATGGAACAGAGGCTGTAATCCCAGTGGAGATCGGCGCACGTACACCAAGAACCGAAGATAGTCAGCTAAATTTAGAAGAAAACGAAGCAGAACTAAGGAACAACCTGGATCTCTTAGTTGAAAAGATCAATAAGTCAGATATCAGAATGGAGGCCTACAGACAAAAAATGGCTAAACATTTCAACATCCATGTGAAGAAAAGAATATTCAAGCTAGGCGATCTAGTCATGAGAAAGACCGAAGTCAAGAAGGGAGAAGCAGGGAGCCGAAAACTACAACCTAATTGGGAAAGACCTTACACCGTCAGCAAGATCATCAAAGAAGAAACATTTAAACTCACCAACTCCTTCGGAAGAGCTATTCCACGTACTTGGAACGCAAACAACATAAGAAAGATTTAG